The Leucobacter viscericola genome includes a window with the following:
- a CDS encoding ABC transporter permease — protein sequence MYGTYLRRELIGRRKQTIIVAIGLAIAVALVIVVNALSAGVRAAQEESLQSVYGVGTDLTVTGAAAEPGQGGGPRFQFGSGDGQTSDGTTTLSQSRLMADPRRGTLESSTLKTVSGIEGVSDAAGALSLTNSTFSGQIPDQSATTDQGGSAAQGGDGQSGGAPPQGGPGGGDFGIDSMTVMGVGLDNAEVGPLSAVTVDDGRALKASDAGEKVALLDSTYAKNEDIAVGGTVDIGGASFKVVGLVSSSTSSADTASDTYIPLDVAQDLSGVGDVVSTVYVQAGSADDISAVQASIEKALPDATVSSQAELAAQVSGSVSSTVGLITSLGTWLSVIALAVAVLLAALFTLSGVSRRTREFGTLKAIGWSNRRIVGQVAGESMVQAALGGIFGIALGGLAVWILNLVSPTISSAAGSAATGAAAAGGPGGAGGGMGPGSGGPGGAAQAAADIVLNAPLTPWILLAALGLAIAGGLVAGALGGVRASRLSPAEALRSVN from the coding sequence ATGTATGGAACATATTTGCGGCGCGAGCTGATCGGCCGCAGGAAGCAAACAATCATCGTTGCGATCGGACTCGCCATTGCGGTGGCGCTCGTGATCGTTGTCAATGCGCTCTCGGCGGGCGTGAGGGCAGCTCAAGAGGAATCACTGCAGTCGGTGTACGGGGTCGGCACAGACCTCACCGTCACCGGAGCAGCTGCCGAACCCGGCCAGGGAGGCGGCCCACGCTTTCAGTTTGGCAGCGGAGACGGGCAAACGAGTGACGGCACCACCACGCTGAGCCAGTCTCGTCTCATGGCAGACCCGCGGCGCGGCACCCTTGAGAGCTCCACGCTCAAGACCGTCTCCGGTATCGAGGGTGTGTCTGACGCGGCGGGCGCGCTGAGCCTTACCAATTCCACATTCTCCGGGCAGATCCCGGACCAATCAGCGACTACCGACCAGGGCGGCAGCGCGGCGCAGGGTGGTGACGGTCAATCGGGCGGCGCCCCTCCCCAGGGTGGCCCGGGCGGTGGTGACTTCGGCATCGACTCAATGACCGTCATGGGTGTTGGGCTCGACAACGCAGAGGTTGGTCCGCTCTCAGCGGTAACGGTCGACGATGGGCGTGCGCTCAAAGCGAGTGACGCCGGCGAAAAGGTCGCCCTGCTCGACAGTACATACGCAAAGAATGAAGACATCGCGGTCGGCGGCACTGTCGATATCGGTGGCGCGTCGTTCAAGGTGGTTGGCCTCGTATCGAGCAGCACGAGTTCGGCAGATACGGCCTCTGACACCTATATTCCGCTTGATGTGGCGCAGGATCTTTCGGGGGTAGGCGATGTCGTCTCGACGGTCTACGTGCAGGCTGGCTCTGCCGACGACATCTCCGCGGTTCAGGCGAGCATCGAAAAGGCGCTGCCAGACGCGACGGTGAGCTCGCAGGCAGAACTCGCGGCGCAGGTATCGGGATCGGTGAGCAGCACGGTTGGGCTCATCACGAGTCTGGGCACGTGGCTCTCTGTGATCGCGCTTGCCGTGGCGGTTCTCCTTGCAGCGCTGTTTACCCTGTCAGGCGTATCCCGGCGCACCCGAGAGTTTGGCACGCTGAAGGCCATCGGCTGGTCGAACCGGCGCATCGTTGGACAGGTCGCGGGTGAATCCATGGTGCAGGCGGCCCTGGGCGGCATCTTCGGGATTGCGCTTGGCGGTCTCGCGGTGTGGATCCTCAACCTCGTCTCACCCACGATCTCGTCCGCGGCGGGCAGCGCGGCAACGGGAGCTGCAGCAGCCGGTGGCCCAGGCGGTGCGGGCGGCGGCATGGGGCCGGGCTCGGGCGGGCCCGGTGGTGCGGCGCAGGCAGCAGCAGACATCGTGCTGAACGCGCCCCTCACCCCGTGGATTCTGCTGGCTGCTCTCGGCTTGGCCATCGCAGGCGGTCTGGTCGCGGGTGCTCTCGGTGGGGTGCGCGCGTCTCGCCTCAGCCCTGCTGAAGCCCTCCGTTCGGTCAACTAA
- a CDS encoding ABC transporter ATP-binding protein: MITKTTTTATDPEIAGEAPVLLSLRDVTKTYQARGRDVQALKGIDLNISAGDFITIQGPTGGGKSTLLQLLGALDSPSSGSLWVGQTDLAKAGVKEATRIRAEEIGFVFQSFNLIPTLTALENVEMGLVPIGVPAAERRSRAEEALRGVGLGDRGDHRPGELSGGQQQRVAIARAIVKGPRILLADEPTGNLDERMRDEILEVLTGLNRDGLTMVLVTHDSAVAKRASRRLRLEAGKITEL, from the coding sequence ATGATTACTAAAACGACGACCACCGCGACAGATCCAGAGATTGCAGGCGAGGCACCCGTGCTCCTCTCGCTGCGCGACGTGACGAAGACCTATCAGGCCAGAGGGCGTGACGTGCAGGCGCTCAAAGGCATCGACCTCAACATAAGCGCCGGTGATTTCATCACAATTCAGGGCCCAACTGGCGGTGGCAAATCAACATTGCTGCAACTGCTGGGGGCGCTCGATTCGCCGAGCTCAGGGTCACTCTGGGTCGGGCAGACCGACCTCGCCAAGGCCGGGGTCAAGGAAGCGACAAGGATCCGGGCTGAAGAGATCGGTTTTGTCTTTCAGTCCTTCAACCTGATCCCCACGTTGACTGCCCTTGAGAACGTCGAGATGGGCCTCGTGCCCATCGGCGTTCCAGCGGCCGAACGCCGCAGCCGAGCCGAGGAAGCCCTGCGCGGGGTCGGGCTTGGGGATCGCGGTGACCACCGACCGGGAGAGCTCTCGGGCGGACAACAGCAGAGGGTCGCAATCGCACGAGCGATTGTGAAGGGGCCGCGGATCCTGCTCGCCGATGAACCAACGGGCAACCTCGACGAGCGCATGCGCGACGAGATCTTGGAGGTGCTCACGGGCCTGAACAGAGACGGCCTCACGATGGTGCTGGTGACGCACGATTCGGCTGTGGCCAAGCGAGCCTCACGCAGACTGCGACTCGAAGCAGGCAAAATCACCGAGCTGTAA
- a CDS encoding TfoX/Sxy family protein: MGTRAETMEFLVDQLSGLPNIRSKKMFGEYALYCDEKVVAFVCDDELFIKPTDAGREYIGEPEEAPAYPGSKMYFRVSGDRWEDREWLTGLIDTTAAVLPVPKPKKPKAAKPQK, encoded by the coding sequence ATGGGCACCAGAGCTGAAACCATGGAATTTCTCGTTGACCAGTTGAGCGGCTTGCCAAACATTCGCAGCAAAAAGATGTTTGGCGAGTACGCCCTCTACTGCGATGAGAAAGTTGTCGCGTTTGTCTGCGACGACGAGCTATTCATCAAGCCCACGGACGCCGGACGAGAGTACATTGGAGAACCGGAGGAGGCCCCGGCCTACCCCGGTTCGAAGATGTACTTTCGTGTGAGCGGAGATCGCTGGGAGGATCGCGAGTGGCTAACGGGCCTCATCGACACGACCGCCGCGGTGCTCCCCGTGCCAAAACCCAAAAAACCGAAGGCCGCAAAGCCTCAGAAGTAG
- a CDS encoding NUDIX hydrolase — translation MSRIIRVSAVVMRNEQGRVLNVRKRGTDSLMLPGGKHEPGEDPRDTAVREFSEELGIDLDVTRLRDLGVFQATAANEPGHIVEATVFEHPFLAAAASASPRAEIEYLEWVDPSIDRDDMAPLNTDYVFPVLLAE, via the coding sequence GTGAGCCGGATCATTCGCGTCAGCGCAGTTGTTATGCGTAATGAGCAGGGCAGGGTACTCAACGTGCGTAAGCGGGGCACCGATTCACTCATGCTCCCGGGCGGCAAACACGAGCCGGGCGAAGACCCCCGCGACACCGCCGTGCGAGAGTTCTCGGAGGAGCTCGGGATCGACCTCGATGTCACCCGCCTGCGTGATCTCGGAGTGTTCCAGGCCACCGCGGCGAATGAGCCCGGTCACATCGTCGAGGCTACAGTGTTTGAGCACCCGTTTCTCGCCGCGGCGGCGAGCGCGAGTCCCCGCGCCGAAATCGAGTACCTCGAGTGGGTGGATCCCTCGATCGACCGTGACGATATGGCGCCGCTCAATACCGACTACGTTTTCCCAGTACTGCTTGCGGAGTAG
- a CDS encoding carbon-nitrogen family hydrolase — translation MTQPPTASRRVALLQIASPDSESRAERITRVEDLLRQHTDIDLFVLPELWSAGYFNFDRYAELAEELTGPTVTMARRVAKDLGSAIHLGSIIERGENGALHNTAVLISAAGEVVQTYRKIHVFGYQSLESQLLTPGVRLSVVASPLGQLGSTTCYDLRFPGLWQELSQRGAETVVVPAAWPAARREHWTLLSQARAVEHQLWIVACNACGSQGDVQLGGFSRVIDPSGRVVGECGDGEEVLVVEIDPSRVAEVRGEFPVISDRLSAQDYAALSASSGAAQ, via the coding sequence ATGACACAACCACCGACCGCTTCCCGTCGCGTCGCCCTGCTACAGATCGCGAGCCCCGACTCGGAGTCACGGGCCGAACGAATCACTCGGGTTGAAGATCTACTCCGCCAGCACACAGACATCGATCTGTTTGTGCTGCCCGAACTGTGGAGCGCCGGCTACTTCAACTTTGACCGCTATGCCGAGCTGGCTGAGGAGCTAACGGGCCCCACCGTCACAATGGCGCGACGGGTTGCAAAGGATTTGGGATCCGCGATCCACCTTGGCAGCATCATCGAACGGGGCGAGAACGGAGCCCTTCACAACACGGCAGTGCTCATTAGCGCAGCGGGTGAGGTTGTACAGACGTATCGCAAGATCCACGTATTCGGCTATCAGTCGCTCGAGTCGCAGCTGCTCACCCCGGGCGTCCGCCTGAGTGTTGTTGCGAGCCCACTCGGTCAGCTGGGCAGCACGACGTGCTACGACCTCCGGTTCCCTGGGCTCTGGCAAGAGCTCAGCCAGCGGGGCGCGGAGACAGTCGTCGTTCCCGCGGCCTGGCCCGCGGCGCGGCGCGAGCACTGGACGCTTCTTTCACAGGCCAGGGCTGTCGAGCATCAACTCTGGATCGTTGCGTGCAATGCCTGCGGCTCCCAGGGAGACGTGCAACTCGGCGGCTTCAGCCGAGTGATCGACCCGAGTGGCCGTGTTGTCGGCGAGTGCGGCGACGGCGAAGAGGTGCTCGTCGTTGAGATCGATCCCTCACGGGTGGCTGAAGTGCGCGGCGAGTTTCCCGTCATTTCAGATCGGCTGAGCGCGCAGGACTACGCGGCGCTCTCCGCAAGCTCGGGAGCGGCACAGTGA
- a CDS encoding NUDIX hydrolase family protein: protein MSIDTAELPDADGPEDRPAPAGNPGWLSDDELSFVRGRMPVVYIEAVPVRLDGIGRVTEVGLLLRGTPEGEMTRSLVAGRVRYGETLREALFRHLENDLGPMAFPQIPASIVPTQVAEYFPMPGISAYVDARQHAISLVYVVSVTGTCNPRQDALEITWMSPEEALSEATLLELQGGRGTLLRQALASVGC, encoded by the coding sequence ATGAGCATCGACACGGCCGAGTTGCCTGACGCTGACGGACCAGAGGATCGCCCCGCACCCGCGGGCAATCCTGGCTGGTTGAGTGATGATGAGCTGAGTTTCGTGCGGGGCCGCATGCCGGTCGTCTACATTGAAGCGGTGCCGGTGCGCCTGGACGGAATTGGGCGCGTGACCGAGGTCGGGTTGCTGCTGCGTGGCACACCCGAGGGCGAGATGACTCGCTCTCTCGTTGCAGGCCGCGTTCGTTACGGTGAGACGCTGCGCGAGGCGCTCTTTCGACACCTGGAGAACGACCTCGGGCCGATGGCCTTCCCGCAGATCCCTGCGTCGATCGTGCCGACCCAGGTAGCGGAGTACTTTCCGATGCCGGGTATTTCGGCATATGTTGATGCCCGCCAGCACGCCATATCTCTCGTGTACGTGGTCTCCGTCACGGGTACCTGTAACCCGCGGCAGGATGCACTCGAGATCACCTGGATGTCACCGGAGGAGGCGCTCTCAGAAGCGACGCTTCTGGAGCTCCAGGGCGGTCGGGGCACGCTGCTGCGTCAGGCGCTCGCGAGTGTTGGCTGCTAG
- a CDS encoding SprT-like domain-containing protein — translation MADPARVRVWADALIRMHLDPEQWSFGFDNAKRRAGLCNFTDRKITVSRYLSEKFEDDEIHQVLLHEVAHAIAGPDAAHGPVWKRTAEQLGYVGGRTHDGEIAHERAPWKGTCPAGHEHFRFRKPTRITSCAKCSRGFSRSHLIVWHKR, via the coding sequence ATGGCTGATCCGGCAAGAGTCCGCGTGTGGGCCGACGCACTTATCCGCATGCACCTCGACCCGGAACAGTGGAGTTTTGGCTTTGACAACGCAAAACGTCGCGCGGGGTTATGCAACTTCACGGATCGAAAGATAACCGTGTCGCGCTATCTCAGCGAGAAATTTGAGGATGACGAGATCCACCAGGTGCTGCTGCACGAGGTGGCTCACGCGATTGCGGGCCCCGATGCAGCCCACGGGCCCGTGTGGAAACGCACCGCCGAGCAGCTCGGTTATGTTGGTGGGCGCACCCACGATGGCGAGATTGCACATGAGCGGGCGCCGTGGAAGGGCACCTGCCCTGCGGGGCACGAGCACTTCAGGTTTCGCAAACCGACACGTATTACCTCGTGCGCCAAGTGCAGCCGCGGTTTCTCACGATCGCACCTCATCGTCTGGCACAAACGCTAG